The following are from one region of the bacterium genome:
- the glgA gene encoding glycogen synthase, whose protein sequence is MKVTFITREYPPNVYGGAGVHIRELARCLSELMEVEVRCFGDQNESNGIRVKGYEIDPRPHCPAQPKFDALFNTLYTNLAMLTDGITGDVIHTHTWYAHLAGFLGKKLYNMPHVATSHSLEPLRPWKVEQLAEAYHVSAWMEKVGLENADRVVAVSKMMKEDIVANFDVDPEKVTVIHNGIDLNKYRRRPLSPEVRAHYGIEEDYVLFVGRPTAQKGMEYLIDAADDIPVQVVIEAVGADTKEYEDRMAAKVEGKKNILWIHENLGDEINAGLYSSAKVFICPSVYEPFGIINLEAMACETPVVASAVGGIMEVVVPGETGFLVEPAAAGQIAEKVNELLSRPDLALKMGRNGRKRVEDYFSWESIARKTKAMYEELLHEKAPVPAP, encoded by the coding sequence TTTCGGAATTGATGGAAGTCGAGGTGCGGTGCTTCGGAGACCAGAACGAGAGCAACGGCATCAGGGTCAAGGGCTATGAGATCGATCCCCGGCCCCATTGTCCGGCGCAGCCGAAGTTCGACGCTCTCTTCAACACGCTCTACACCAACCTGGCCATGCTGACGGACGGCATCACCGGCGATGTCATCCATACCCACACCTGGTACGCCCACCTGGCCGGTTTCCTGGGCAAAAAGCTCTACAACATGCCCCATGTCGCCACTTCGCACAGCCTGGAGCCGCTGCGGCCCTGGAAAGTCGAGCAGCTGGCGGAGGCTTATCATGTCTCCGCCTGGATGGAAAAGGTCGGGCTGGAAAACGCCGACCGGGTGGTGGCCGTCTCCAAGATGATGAAGGAGGACATCGTCGCCAACTTCGACGTGGACCCGGAGAAGGTGACGGTCATTCACAACGGGATCGACCTGAATAAGTACCGCCGCCGCCCCCTGTCGCCCGAGGTCCGGGCCCACTACGGCATCGAGGAGGATTACGTGCTGTTCGTCGGGCGCCCCACCGCCCAGAAAGGTATGGAGTACCTGATCGACGCGGCCGACGATATTCCGGTCCAGGTGGTCATCGAAGCGGTCGGCGCCGACACCAAGGAATACGAAGACCGGATGGCAGCCAAAGTGGAGGGGAAGAAGAACATCCTCTGGATTCACGAGAACCTGGGGGACGAGATCAATGCCGGACTCTACTCCTCGGCCAAGGTGTTCATCTGCCCTTCGGTCTACGAGCCCTTCGGAATCATCAATCTGGAGGCGATGGCCTGCGAAACTCCGGTCGTGGCCAGCGCCGTGGGGGGGATCATGGAAGTGGTGGTTCCGGGAGAAACCGGTTTCCTCGTCGAACCCGCCGCCGCCGGGCAGATCGCGGAAAAGGTCAACGAACTTCTGAGCCGGCCCGACCTGGCGCTGAAGATGGGCCGCAACGGCCGGAAGCGGGTCGAGGACTATTTCAGTTGGGAATCGATCGCCCGAAAAACCAAGGCCATGTATGAAGAACTCCTCCACGAAAAAGCCCCCGTGCCCGCTCCATGA
- a CDS encoding DUF4405 domain-containing protein — protein sequence MNRSRALKVLNPLLALVFLTQILSGVFHEYLDHDVFEVVHETGGIVLAGLVVLHVGLNWNWVKATFFGKKRPPASKP from the coding sequence ATGAATAGGTCCCGGGCTCTCAAGGTACTCAATCCCCTTCTCGCCCTGGTTTTCCTGACCCAGATCCTTTCCGGGGTCTTTCACGAATACCTGGACCACGATGTCTTCGAGGTGGTTCACGAAACCGGCGGAATAGTTTTGGCGGGATTGGTCGTTCTTCACGTCGGGCTCAATTGGAATTGGGTCAAGGCGACGTTCTTCGGGAAGAAACGGCCTCCGGCCTCGAAGCCCTGA